From the Clostridiales bacterium FE2011 genome, one window contains:
- a CDS encoding DUF4214 domain-containing protein, which translates to MKTWYNELVSGRRAASEIIDCFVRSQEFLGKNYSNADAVEILYKAMLGRGSDPAGKADWVGKLEAGHPFAVVINGFCGSKEFKEICDAYGITPGSVSTEQGSESDQQIRAFVTRCYKIILGRDADEGGMNTWFNELKSHRKTAAEIIEQFVYSQEFQNKKYSNADAVEILYKAMLGRGSDPAGKADWVAKLNNGQPLTAIINGFCGSMEFGAICDAYGITPGSVQVQQLSSQPVIEVEPVAKQTVTKTENNVTKVEIVNPSDTENAQLGTAVQAIYINEEKAKEFIGRCYRCILGREASQSELDSWIGQMLNGTKTADQIARGFLFSGEFKGKNVSNDELVKILYRVYMNREADVEGLATWTQKLDEGTSLQAVLDTFAKTNEFRSVVAEMSK; encoded by the coding sequence ATGAAAACCTGGTACAACGAACTGGTATCCGGCCGGAGGGCGGCATCTGAAATCATCGATTGTTTTGTCAGGAGCCAGGAATTCCTGGGCAAGAACTACAGTAATGCTGACGCGGTAGAGATCCTGTATAAGGCTATGCTGGGCCGTGGCTCTGATCCGGCAGGTAAGGCTGACTGGGTTGGTAAGCTGGAAGCAGGCCATCCTTTTGCGGTGGTTATCAATGGTTTCTGCGGGTCAAAGGAATTCAAGGAAATCTGTGATGCCTACGGGATTACGCCAGGCTCAGTGAGCACGGAGCAGGGCAGCGAATCAGATCAGCAGATCCGTGCATTTGTGACCCGGTGCTATAAGATCATCCTGGGTCGTGACGCGGACGAAGGTGGTATGAACACCTGGTTCAATGAACTGAAGTCCCACCGCAAGACGGCTGCGGAGATCATTGAGCAGTTTGTGTACAGTCAGGAGTTCCAGAACAAGAAATACAGCAATGCTGACGCGGTAGAGATTCTGTACAAGGCGATGCTGGGCCGCGGTTCTGATCCGGCAGGTAAGGCTGACTGGGTCGCCAAGCTGAATAACGGCCAGCCGCTGACAGCAATCATTAACGGCTTCTGCGGATCCATGGAATTTGGTGCGATTTGCGATGCTTATGGTATAACGCCCGGATCCGTACAGGTACAGCAGCTGAGCAGCCAGCCTGTCATTGAAGTAGAGCCGGTGGCAAAGCAGACTGTGACGAAGACGGAAAACAACGTCACCAAGGTGGAAATCGTCAATCCTTCCGATACGGAAAACGCACAGCTGGGAACGGCTGTACAGGCGATCTACATCAACGAAGAGAAAGCCAAGGAATTCATTGGCCGGTGCTACCGGTGCATCCTGGGCAGGGAAGCCAGCCAGTCCGAACTGGACAGTTGGATCGGCCAGATGCTGAACGGCACAAAGACGGCAGACCAGATTGCCCGCGGGTTCCTGTTCTCCGGTGAATTCAAGGGTAAGAATGTCAGCAATGATGAACTGGTGAAGATCCTGTACAGGGTATATATGAACCGGGAAGCTGACGTGGAAGGGCTTGCAACCTGGACGCAGAAGCTGGATGAGGGAACATCGCTGCAGGCAGTGTTGGATACATTCGCAAAGACGAATGAGTTCAGAAGCGTTGTGGCAGAGATGAGCAAGTAA
- the rph gene encoding ribonuclease PH encodes MRADGRKPDEKRPISIETDFVRTAYGSCLIATGNTRVICTASVEEAVPPFLKGKGQGWVTAEYAMLPASTTERKKRDGIKKDGRSVEIQRLIGRALRQAVDLKALGERTITLDCDVLEADGGTRTASITGAMMALTCAAERLVREKKLPISPIIHQVAAISAGVIDDEPCLDLCYQEDSHAQVDMNFVMNEKGEFIELQGTGEGRAFTKKELDTIMEYGEKGIRELMDAQREALGDRARYIAPKPLLLVATGNEHKLRELQEMFKDFYTLAPMTSVGFFGPIDENANTFAGNAAIKAEAVCEATGLPAIGDDSGLEVDALDGEPGVYSARYAGEHGDDEANNDLLLSRMEGKEDRSAAFKCALALKIPGKETIIAEGSCPGTILTERRGTGGFGYDPLFLYEPMNKTYAEMNAEEKNQISHRSRAAEMMRSIMSQLLTKE; translated from the coding sequence ATGAGAGCAGACGGAAGAAAACCGGACGAGAAGCGCCCGATCAGCATTGAAACAGACTTTGTACGCACGGCCTACGGCAGCTGCCTGATTGCCACGGGGAACACCCGGGTGATTTGTACTGCCAGCGTGGAAGAAGCGGTTCCGCCCTTCCTGAAGGGTAAGGGCCAGGGCTGGGTGACAGCGGAATACGCGATGCTGCCGGCATCCACCACTGAACGGAAAAAGCGGGATGGCATCAAAAAGGATGGCCGGAGCGTGGAAATCCAGCGGCTGATCGGCCGGGCACTGCGCCAGGCAGTGGACCTGAAGGCGCTGGGCGAGCGGACGATTACGCTGGACTGCGACGTGCTGGAAGCGGACGGCGGTACCCGTACAGCTTCCATTACCGGCGCTATGATGGCGCTGACCTGTGCGGCGGAGCGTCTGGTGCGGGAAAAGAAGCTGCCTATCAGCCCCATCATCCATCAGGTGGCCGCTATCAGCGCAGGTGTGATTGACGACGAACCGTGCCTGGATCTGTGCTATCAGGAAGACAGCCATGCCCAGGTGGATATGAACTTTGTCATGAACGAAAAGGGCGAGTTCATTGAACTGCAGGGAACCGGAGAAGGCCGCGCTTTCACCAAGAAAGAACTGGATACCATCATGGAATACGGCGAAAAGGGAATCCGTGAACTGATGGACGCCCAGCGGGAAGCGCTCGGAGACCGGGCCCGATACATTGCGCCTAAGCCGCTGCTGCTGGTGGCCACGGGCAACGAACATAAGCTGCGTGAACTGCAGGAGATGTTCAAGGATTTCTATACGCTGGCTCCGATGACATCTGTCGGGTTCTTCGGCCCGATCGATGAGAACGCCAATACCTTCGCCGGCAACGCCGCCATCAAAGCGGAAGCTGTGTGCGAGGCAACCGGCCTGCCCGCCATCGGTGATGACAGCGGCCTGGAAGTGGATGCGCTGGATGGCGAACCGGGTGTCTATTCGGCACGTTATGCCGGAGAACATGGAGACGATGAGGCGAACAACGACCTGCTCCTGAGCCGGATGGAAGGGAAAGAAGACCGTTCCGCAGCCTTCAAGTGCGCGCTGGCACTGAAGATTCCCGGCAAGGAAACCATCATTGCCGAGGGCAGCTGTCCCGGAACCATCCTGACAGAGCGCAGGGGCACCGGCGGCTTCGGTTATGATCCGCTGTTCCTCTACGAGCCCATGAACAAGACCTATGCGGAAATGAACGCGGAGGAAAAGAACCAGATCAGCCACCGCTCCCGTGCTGCAGAGATGATGCGCAGCATCATGTCCCAGCTGCTGACCAAAGAATAA